The Raphanus sativus cultivar WK10039 chromosome 2, ASM80110v3, whole genome shotgun sequence genome includes a region encoding these proteins:
- the LOC130508410 gene encoding NAC domain-containing protein 76-like — protein sequence MESVDQSCSVPPGFRFHPTDEELVGYYLRKKVASQKIDLDVIRDIDLYRIEPWDLQEKCRIGYEERNEWYFFSHKDKKYPTGTRTNRATIAGFWKATGRDKAVYDKSKLIGMRKTLVFYKGRAPNGQKTDWIMHEYRLESDENAPPQEEGWVVCRAFKKKPTTGQAKNTETWRSNYFYEKLPIGVGSAMEPLNYVSKQKQNIFAQDLLFKQELEGSDIGLKFIHCDQFIQLPQLESPSLPNMKRPMSSTSITSTEKSQNKYKRPLLEGNEHFDELISSKNKDKRKKTSVITTDWRALDKFVASQLMSQEDGVLDFGGPQEDDNSKIGHCNNEESIYNNGIDQMASSSLLSDREEENRFINGFLCTNLDDDLYRDLHV from the exons ATGGAATCAGTTGATCAGTCATGTAGTGTTCCTCCGGGATTCAGGTTCCATCCAACAGATGAAGAGCTCGTTGGTTACTATTTGAGGAAGAAAGTGGCTTCACAAAAGATCGATCTTGATGTCATTAGAGATATTGATCTTTACAGAATCGAACCGTGGGATTTACAAG AGAAATGCCGAATCGGATATGAGGAACGAAATGAATGGTATTTCTTCAGCCACAAAGATAAGAAATATCCAACGGGAACAAGGACGAACAGAGCAACCATCGCTGGTTTCTGGAAGGCCACAGGTCGAGACAAGGCTGTTTATGACAAGTCAAAACTAATCGGTATGAGGAAAACACTTGTATTCTACAAAGGAAGAGCCCCTAATGGCCAAAAAACTGATTGGATCATGCATGAATACCGGCTAGAGTCAGATGAGAATGCACCTCCTCag GAAGAAGGGTGGGTGGTTTGTAGAGCTTTCAAGAAAAAACCAACTACCGGGCAAGCCAAGAACACAGAAACTTGGAGATCAAATTACTTTTACGAAAAATTACCGATCGGAGTTGGCTCGGCTATGGAGCCTCTCAATTACGTATCTAAGCAGAAGCAAAACATTTTTGCGCAAGATTTATTGTTCAAGCAAGAACTAGAAGGGTCTGATATCGGTTTAAAGTTCATCCACTGCGATCAATTCATTCAACTTCCGCAGCTAGAAAGCCCTTCACTCCCTAATATGAAGAGGCCAATGAGCTCAACGTCAATAACATCAACGGAGAAGAGTCAAAATAAGTACAAAAGACCACTACTAGAAGGTAATGAACATTTTGACGAGCTTATAAGtagtaaaaataaagataagaGGAAGAAAACATCAGTAATAACGACTGATTGGAGAGCCCTTGATAAATTTGTTGCTTCTCAACTTATGAGCCAAGAAGATGGAGTTTTAGATTTTGGTGGCCCCCAAGAAGACGACAATAGCAAAATTGGTCACTGCAATAACGAAGAGAGCATTTATAACAATGGAATAGATCAGATGGCTTCATCGTCGTTACTGAGTgatagagaagaagagaacaGGTTCATCAATGGGTTCTTGTGTACGAATTTGGACGATGACTTATATAGAGATTTGCATGTTTGA